In Crinalium epipsammum PCC 9333, the following are encoded in one genomic region:
- a CDS encoding Sll0314/Alr1548 family TPR repeat-containing protein, which produces MKNWLSAPVRVVSAIATFTALSLWVTPIFAKDIFRTTNTRNIGDNTEAAFKALFKEGNYPEARRYLKLAESTDKNEPLAYAIQASFAFKDQDWNAFKFYSTKTMQLAQQINRNDPVRGNLYTAVGYFLEGTYSFKQDNSLAALTKLQQVFQYLDEAKKIAPNDPEVNLLKGYMDLILSVNLPFSDPSQGIESLEKYASPGYLANRGIAVGYRDLKQYNKALEYVNKALQQAPKNPELFYLKAQILAFQGNTQKNSALFKEANNNFKTALSKSNQLPKWIVSQIFYEHCQTQMLIDIKQRDCYAYKQQIDNGSGKWGPAKLPQLTINN; this is translated from the coding sequence ATGAAAAATTGGTTGTCTGCTCCTGTGCGGGTGGTTTCTGCGATCGCAACATTTACTGCACTTAGCCTTTGGGTAACTCCAATTTTTGCCAAAGATATATTTCGTACTACTAATACTCGCAATATTGGAGACAATACAGAAGCTGCTTTTAAAGCACTGTTTAAGGAAGGTAACTATCCTGAAGCTAGACGTTATCTCAAACTGGCTGAATCTACTGACAAAAATGAGCCTTTAGCTTATGCTATCCAAGCATCTTTTGCTTTTAAAGATCAAGACTGGAACGCATTTAAATTTTACTCCACCAAAACGATGCAATTAGCGCAACAGATCAACCGTAATGATCCTGTGCGTGGGAATCTTTATACGGCGGTTGGTTATTTTTTAGAAGGTACTTACAGCTTTAAGCAAGATAACTCTTTGGCGGCTTTAACAAAACTACAGCAAGTTTTTCAGTATTTGGATGAAGCTAAAAAAATTGCTCCTAATGATCCAGAAGTAAACTTACTTAAGGGATATATGGATTTGATTTTGTCGGTAAATTTGCCGTTTTCTGATCCTAGTCAAGGAATTGAAAGTTTAGAAAAATATGCTAGCCCAGGGTATTTAGCTAATCGGGGTATTGCTGTTGGTTATCGGGATTTAAAGCAGTATAATAAGGCACTTGAGTATGTTAATAAGGCATTGCAACAAGCACCTAAAAATCCAGAGTTATTTTACTTAAAAGCCCAAATTTTAGCCTTTCAAGGAAATACTCAAAAAAATTCTGCTTTGTTCAAAGAAGCTAATAATAATTTTAAAACGGCTTTGAGTAAATCCAATCAACTACCAAAATGGATTGTTTCACAAATATTTTATGAACACTGCCAGACTCAAATGCTGATTGATATTAAACAGCGTGACTGCTATGCTTACAAACAACAGATTGATAATGGATCTGGTAAATGGGGACCAGCTAAATTACCGCAATTAACAATTAACAATTAG
- a CDS encoding DUF3531 family protein — MHVQFREYNSFDLWIWIEFNSVPSHREKEYIEEVFNSWFFLGKLGAFNAENIQVQEVGMELSYMDYDTEAADNSLSALMHNMADFEYERNWGRCWFDLGTSDAIALDILINALKQLSKEYVDIKQLVIGGDNEDWQIDPSRRQAAFYEQEFDN, encoded by the coding sequence ATGCACGTACAGTTTCGCGAATATAACTCTTTTGATTTGTGGATTTGGATTGAGTTCAATAGTGTTCCTTCTCATAGAGAGAAGGAATATATTGAAGAAGTTTTTAATTCCTGGTTTTTTCTAGGAAAGCTGGGGGCATTTAATGCTGAAAATATCCAAGTTCAAGAAGTGGGAATGGAACTGAGTTATATGGACTATGACACAGAGGCGGCTGATAATAGCTTGTCGGCGTTGATGCACAATATGGCAGATTTTGAGTATGAAAGAAACTGGGGTCGCTGCTGGTTTGATTTAGGAACCAGTGATGCGATCGCGCTTGATATCTTAATCAATGCCCTCAAACAATTGAGTAAAGAATATGTTGATATTAAGCAATTAGTTATTGGTGGTGATAATGAAGATTGGCAAATAGATCCAAGTCGCCGTCAGGCTGCTTTCTATGAACAAGAATTTGACAATTAA
- a CDS encoding hybrid sensor histidine kinase/response regulator, translating to MLRVIRDRTKPYIVTLGIVASALSLTLLLKPLLGTTNLPLFYAAVSVSAWYGGMNAGLLATLLSTIAIQYFFIIPLHNFAINDLTHIVRLGVFVLVTLLISSLNSELRAAKQRIEKSLIKLKASEEQYRLIVDTAYEGIWKYNSDAETEFVNQRLAEMLGYTSEEMLGRKVFDFIDKDKREQVEQILQRRKQGIKEQYDFCFRCKDNSELWAIVTSSPIIDQNGESIGGIAMLTDVTERKQAEFALKESEARFRSIVESDMIGIAFWESDGSIKDPNAAFLNIIGYREADFIDKKIRWQDLTPAEYFHLDAIALTEIKNNRFCTPFEKEYIRKDGSRVPILIGGCSFNGYTDKGAFFVLDITKRRLAEQALRQSESRLKHLVDSNLIGIIFADFNGNIIEANDAWLNILGYTRSEVLSGKINFLEITPPEYRHLDLQAIEEMKRTQKHTPFEKEYIRKDGSRIPVLVGTAYIPGDEGVGIGFLIDLSERKQIEKAINESENRFRTLIEQSPLSIQILASDGRTIKVNRAWEKLWGISIDKIPEYNMLEDQQLVEKGIMPYIKQAFAGEAVEIPAIKYDPNESIPDRTINQDPIRWVSAVAYPVKNEDGSIREIVLIHEDMTARKRAEDALQEREAELTLITNAVPVLISYIDTEQRYRFNNQKYEEWWGNSPTEIYGKHIQEVLGVAAYERVFPYIKTVLSGQQVSFESEIYYHKMGKRYVSITYVPQFGHNKEVKGFVALISDLTERKQAEDAIRESEERFRIMADTAPVLIWMSGLDKLCYYFNQRWLDFTGRTLEEELGNGWAEIVHPEDLQRYLDIYTNSFDAHQEFQMEYRLKRFDGEYRWVLNKGIPRFLPDGTFIGYIGSCADISDVYNELRLRKLAEAELQATNQTLQALIKACPLAITVFDFNGIVKLWNPAAETIFGWSEQEAIGQFIPPVPEHKQQEFIANLDAIKQGQQFIGLEARRQTKSGVMIDVALWAALLQDHQGNLNCISIIADITKRKQLEAERTKLLELEQAARIVAVNEAARSAAAQQRVAFLAEASRVLSSSLDYKTILSSIADLVVPGIADFCFFDAVTPENKIERVVWRHADPNKKEWFNQVQYYVPTHDVKAHPVTSVLLTGKAQFIPEVSDEWFQKIAINSEHLQFLRGLNSRSLITVPIIAHDRILGTLTFCVTPGFERSYTHDDLLLADDLAHRAALALDNASLYTEAQQANRMKDEFLATLSHELRTPLNAMVGWIQLLRTRTFDPQTSARALETIDRNTKSLAQLIEDVLDVSRIITGKLQLKTHPIEIVPVIEAAIETVQAAANAKYIKIECLLNSTEKVLGDPNRLQQVAWNLLSNAVKFTPQNGRVEVRLEQINNHVHIKVIDTGRGIKSEFLPYVFERFRQADNSITRSYGGLGLGLAIVRHLVELHGGTVHVESEGEGKGATFVVILPAIAHNHNQVKPETSTYNQNIDLSPPPDSVSSSLLSGLHILVVDDEPDARELLIAILGDYGAEVTAVSSAREAFELLQKLQPNVLVSDIGMPGEDGYTLIRKIRALHPEQGGKIPAIALTAYARTEDRNQAILAGFQLHISKPVNPTELATMVANLLIN from the coding sequence ATGTTAAGAGTAATACGCGATCGCACCAAACCTTACATAGTTACTTTAGGGATAGTCGCCAGCGCCTTGAGCCTAACATTATTACTAAAGCCACTACTTGGAACCACAAATTTACCCCTATTTTATGCTGCCGTATCCGTTAGTGCTTGGTATGGAGGTATGAATGCGGGATTACTAGCAACACTGTTATCTACTATAGCTATTCAATATTTTTTTATTATTCCCTTACATAATTTTGCTATTAATGATTTAACCCATATTGTACGCCTGGGTGTATTTGTATTAGTAACACTACTAATCAGTTCATTAAATTCGGAACTACGGGCAGCTAAACAGCGAATTGAAAAAAGTCTGATCAAGCTCAAAGCTTCCGAGGAACAATATCGCTTAATAGTTGATACAGCTTACGAAGGTATTTGGAAATATAATTCTGACGCAGAAACAGAATTTGTCAACCAGCGTTTAGCTGAAATGTTGGGTTATACCTCAGAAGAAATGCTCGGTCGTAAAGTTTTTGATTTTATAGATAAAGATAAGCGCGAGCAAGTAGAACAAATCCTTCAAAGACGTAAGCAAGGTATTAAAGAGCAATACGACTTTTGTTTTCGTTGTAAAGATAATTCAGAACTATGGGCAATTGTCACCAGTAGTCCAATTATCGATCAAAATGGAGAATCTATCGGTGGCATAGCTATGCTCACCGATGTCACAGAACGCAAGCAAGCAGAATTCGCTTTAAAAGAAAGCGAAGCGCGATTCCGCAGCATAGTTGAATCCGATATGATTGGGATTGCCTTTTGGGAATCAGATGGGTCTATTAAAGATCCAAATGCCGCTTTTTTAAACATAATTGGGTATAGAGAAGCAGATTTTATTGATAAAAAAATTCGCTGGCAGGACTTAACACCAGCAGAATATTTTCATTTAGATGCAATAGCACTGACAGAAATTAAAAATAATAGATTTTGTACGCCATTTGAGAAAGAGTACATTCGTAAAGATGGCAGCCGTGTACCAATTTTGATTGGAGGTTGCAGTTTTAATGGATATACAGACAAAGGTGCATTTTTTGTTTTAGATATTACTAAACGTAGGCTTGCTGAACAAGCTTTGCGCCAAAGCGAATCTCGCCTGAAGCATTTAGTAGACTCCAACCTGATTGGTATTATATTTGCCGACTTTAACGGCAATATAATTGAAGCCAATGATGCTTGGCTGAATATTTTAGGCTATACACGGTCAGAAGTACTTTCAGGAAAAATCAACTTTTTAGAAATTACTCCCCCAGAATATCGCCATTTAGATTTACAAGCGATTGAGGAGATGAAGCGAACTCAGAAACATACTCCTTTTGAGAAAGAATATATCCGTAAAGATGGTAGCCGTATACCTGTATTAGTTGGGACAGCATATATTCCTGGTGATGAGGGTGTTGGAATCGGATTTTTAATTGATCTTAGTGAACGCAAACAAATAGAGAAAGCAATCAATGAAAGTGAAAATAGATTCCGTACTTTAATAGAACAATCACCTTTAAGTATTCAAATCCTTGCTTCTGATGGTCGAACTATCAAAGTTAATCGTGCATGGGAAAAACTTTGGGGAATAAGCATAGACAAAATTCCAGAATACAATATGTTGGAAGATCAGCAATTAGTAGAAAAGGGTATAATGCCCTATATTAAACAAGCATTTGCTGGGGAAGCGGTAGAAATTCCCGCAATCAAGTATGATCCTAATGAAAGTATTCCCGATCGCACAATTAATCAAGACCCGATTCGTTGGGTGAGTGCTGTTGCTTATCCCGTAAAAAATGAAGACGGTAGTATCCGCGAAATAGTGCTAATCCATGAAGATATGACTGCTCGCAAACGGGCAGAAGATGCACTACAGGAAAGAGAAGCTGAACTGACTTTAATTACTAATGCAGTTCCGGTGTTAATTTCCTATATTGATACAGAACAACGCTATCGCTTTAATAATCAAAAATACGAAGAATGGTGGGGAAATTCCCCTACAGAAATATATGGCAAGCACATTCAAGAAGTTTTAGGTGTCGCAGCTTATGAAAGAGTTTTTCCTTATATTAAAACAGTATTGTCAGGACAACAAGTAAGTTTTGAAAGCGAAATATATTATCATAAAATGGGAAAACGTTACGTTAGTATTACTTACGTTCCCCAATTTGGACATAACAAAGAAGTTAAAGGTTTTGTTGCCTTAATTAGTGATCTCACAGAGCGTAAACAAGCTGAAGACGCAATTAGGGAAAGCGAGGAACGCTTTCGGATCATGGCAGATACTGCGCCAGTATTGATTTGGATGTCTGGCTTAGACAAACTTTGTTATTACTTTAATCAACGCTGGCTTGACTTTACAGGCAGGACATTGGAAGAAGAGTTGGGTAATGGTTGGGCTGAAATAGTTCATCCAGAGGACTTGCAACGCTATTTAGATATCTATACAAATTCCTTTGATGCCCACCAAGAATTTCAAATGGAATATCGCCTCAAACGTTTTGATGGAGAATATCGTTGGGTTTTAAATAAAGGTATTCCTAGATTTTTACCAGATGGTACATTTATCGGTTATATCGGTTCCTGTGCAGATATTAGCGACGTTTACAACGAGCTTCGCTTACGCAAACTTGCAGAAGCAGAACTGCAAGCAACTAACCAAACTCTTCAGGCACTAATTAAAGCCTGCCCACTCGCAATTACAGTATTCGATTTTAATGGCATTGTAAAACTTTGGAACCCTGCTGCTGAAACTATCTTCGGTTGGAGCGAACAAGAAGCCATAGGTCAATTTATTCCTCCAGTTCCTGAACACAAACAACAGGAATTTATCGCTAACCTGGATGCTATTAAGCAAGGTCAACAATTTATCGGTTTAGAAGCACGTCGCCAAACTAAAAGCGGTGTAATGATTGATGTTGCTTTGTGGGCAGCACTGCTACAAGATCACCAAGGTAATCTCAACTGTATATCAATTATTGCTGATATTACTAAGCGTAAGCAGTTAGAGGCAGAACGTACAAAGCTGTTAGAACTTGAGCAAGCAGCCCGAATTGTTGCTGTTAACGAAGCCGCCCGAAGCGCCGCCGCACAGCAGCGAGTAGCCTTTTTAGCCGAAGCGAGTAGAGTGCTGTCAAGCTCTCTGGATTACAAAACTATACTATCGAGTATTGCTGATTTAGTTGTGCCAGGTATAGCGGATTTTTGCTTTTTTGATGCTGTAACACCGGAGAATAAAATTGAGCGCGTAGTGTGGCGACACGCCGATCCAAATAAGAAAGAATGGTTTAATCAGGTGCAGTACTATGTCCCAACCCACGATGTTAAAGCTCACCCCGTGACTTCAGTTTTATTAACAGGAAAAGCCCAATTTATTCCAGAAGTTTCTGATGAGTGGTTCCAGAAAATTGCGATTAATTCCGAGCATTTGCAGTTTTTGCGTGGTTTAAACTCTCGCTCATTAATTACAGTCCCAATAATAGCCCACGATCGCATCCTGGGAACTTTAACTTTTTGTGTAACACCTGGATTTGAGCGCAGTTATACCCACGATGATTTACTGTTAGCTGATGATTTAGCTCATCGTGCAGCTTTAGCCTTGGATAACGCTAGTTTGTATACCGAAGCGCAACAAGCAAACCGCATGAAAGACGAGTTTCTTGCCACATTGTCCCATGAACTGCGTACCCCTCTTAATGCTATGGTGGGGTGGATTCAGCTATTACGCACCCGCACATTTGATCCTCAAACATCAGCGCGGGCGCTGGAAACAATTGATCGTAATACTAAATCTTTGGCTCAACTAATTGAGGATGTTTTAGACGTTTCTCGAATTATTACAGGTAAACTACAGCTTAAGACTCATCCGATTGAAATTGTACCTGTAATTGAAGCAGCAATTGAAACAGTACAAGCTGCTGCTAACGCTAAATATATTAAGATTGAATGCTTATTAAATTCAACAGAAAAAGTTTTAGGAGATCCCAACCGTTTGCAGCAGGTAGCGTGGAATTTGCTTTCCAATGCTGTTAAATTCACCCCTCAAAACGGACGAGTTGAAGTAAGACTAGAACAAATTAATAATCATGTGCATATTAAAGTTATAGACACAGGAAGAGGTATTAAGAGCGAGTTTTTACCTTATGTATTTGAGCGTTTTCGTCAAGCTGATAATTCAATTACTAGGTCGTATGGCGGGTTAGGTTTAGGGTTAGCAATTGTACGCCATTTAGTTGAATTACATGGGGGAACAGTTCATGTTGAGAGTGAAGGCGAGGGAAAGGGAGCTACATTTGTAGTTATATTACCTGCGATCGCACACAACCACAATCAAGTAAAACCAGAAACTAGCACATACAATCAAAATATAGATTTATCTCCACCTCCTGACAGCGTTTCCTCCTCACTTCTCTCTGGTTTACACATCCTAGTAGTAGATGATGAACCTGATGCCAGAGAGTTATTAATTGCTATTCTGGGAGATTATGGCGCAGAAGTCACAGCAGTTAGTTCCGCACGCGAGGCATTTGAACTACTCCAAAAATTGCAGCCAAATGTCTTAGTAAGTGATATTGGTATGCCAGGAGAAGACGGTTACACCTTAATTCGCAAAATTCGAGCGTTGCATCCAGAACAGGGAGGCAAAATTCCGGCTATAGCTTTAACAGCTTATGCTAGAACTGAAGACCGTAATCAAGCTATTTTAGCAGGTTTCCAGCTACACATTTCTAAGCCTGTTAATCCTACTGAATTAGCTACTATGGTTGCCAATCTCTTGATCAATTAA
- a CDS encoding DEAD/DEAH box helicase family protein: MARTPTLSYDRGTLIFHPPPRGKVWVEYATWDDRVEKFRIPAIYYRPLVEALQAEKINFIDEAKAFSPLELIPSLEMEPYPHQSEALLAWKLAARQGVVVLPTAAGKTYLAQLAMQSTPRSTLIVVPTLDLMHQWYAHLEAAFPDVEVGLLGGGSRDRTPILVATYDSAAIHAEALGNLYALLICDECHHLPTDFYRVIAEYAIAPYRLGLTATPDRSDNRHNDLNTLLGKVVYHKTPEELAGTALAQHKIVQIKVKLSIEERDRYNQLIQERNKFLRQSNISLGSLQGWQTFVQASCRSPAGRRAMLAHREAREIALGTDSKLKILTDILTQHYPERTIIFTADNATVYRIAQELLIPAITHQTPVKERHEILTRFKEGEYKCLVVSHVLNEGVDVPDARVAIILSGTGSSREYIQRLGRVLRKGTDQNKRAVLYEVVTEDTSEERTSERRRGEDKENKPPRRKERQEKKEEKYQQLEIVKPTPLYGSSTKRTKKAAEPSTKWKDDSETPEGN; encoded by the coding sequence ATGGCTCGTACCCCCACACTATCTTATGATCGCGGCACTCTGATTTTCCATCCGCCACCAAGGGGAAAAGTTTGGGTGGAATACGCTACTTGGGACGATCGCGTAGAAAAGTTTCGTATCCCTGCTATTTACTATCGTCCACTTGTAGAAGCACTACAAGCCGAGAAAATTAATTTTATTGATGAAGCTAAGGCATTTTCTCCACTGGAATTAATACCTAGTTTGGAAATGGAACCTTATCCCCATCAAAGTGAGGCGTTATTAGCTTGGAAGTTAGCAGCAAGACAAGGGGTTGTTGTCTTACCTACTGCTGCGGGTAAGACTTATTTAGCTCAATTAGCGATGCAGTCTACGCCACGCAGTACGCTGATTGTAGTACCAACGTTGGATTTAATGCACCAGTGGTATGCTCATCTGGAGGCAGCATTTCCTGACGTGGAGGTGGGTTTATTAGGGGGAGGTTCGCGCGATCGCACTCCCATTCTTGTGGCAACATACGATAGTGCGGCAATTCACGCAGAAGCTTTGGGCAATTTGTATGCTTTATTAATCTGTGATGAGTGCCATCATTTACCGACAGATTTTTATCGGGTAATTGCAGAATATGCGATCGCACCTTATAGATTAGGATTAACTGCAACACCGGATCGCTCAGATAATCGTCATAATGACTTAAATACGTTACTAGGTAAAGTTGTTTATCATAAAACGCCAGAAGAATTAGCTGGTACTGCCCTAGCACAGCATAAAATAGTGCAGATTAAAGTTAAATTATCAATAGAAGAGCGCGATCGCTACAATCAACTTATCCAAGAACGCAATAAATTTTTAAGACAATCCAATATTTCTCTAGGTAGCCTTCAAGGATGGCAAACATTTGTGCAAGCTAGTTGCCGTTCACCAGCAGGGCGTAGAGCTATGTTAGCTCATCGAGAAGCGCGAGAAATCGCTTTAGGAACAGATAGTAAATTAAAAATATTAACTGATATACTCACGCAACATTATCCAGAAAGGACAATAATTTTTACCGCCGATAACGCCACAGTTTACCGCATTGCTCAAGAATTACTCATTCCAGCAATTACCCATCAAACCCCAGTAAAAGAACGTCACGAAATCCTGACGCGCTTCAAAGAGGGTGAATATAAATGTTTAGTAGTGTCTCATGTGCTTAACGAGGGGGTGGATGTTCCAGATGCGCGTGTGGCGATTATTTTATCTGGTACTGGTTCTAGTCGTGAGTATATTCAAAGATTAGGGCGAGTGTTGCGTAAAGGTACAGACCAGAATAAGCGTGCTGTGCTGTATGAGGTTGTAACAGAGGATACTAGCGAGGAACGGACTTCGGAAAGAAGGAGAGGAGAAGATAAGGAGAATAAACCGCCAAGACGCAAAGAACGCCAAGAGAAGAAGGAGGAGAAGTATCAGCAGTTGGAAATTGTTAAGCCTACGCCACTTTATGGCAGCAGTACTAAGCGTACTAAGAAAGCGGCTGAACCTTCTACTAAGTGGAAAGATGATTCTGAGACTCCTGAAGGTAATTGA
- a CDS encoding DUF1565 domain-containing protein, with protein MKRQGEAQTSISLQSQVAATNKKLSLRASLLSALLLVSGGTMTLTALTQTASANGVTATAAVNSRVIYVNPATGTDSPNAGTSETAPLRSITSALLMATAGTVVQLAPGSYTANTGEIFPLVVPAGVTLKGNEATKGNGINITGGASYVSRIEATQSVTILASNDTVISGVTITNPIIRGTGLWLESSNATVTNNTFVNNKREGIFVTGSSAAIIDGNKFTQNSGNGITIGRTAKGEIRNNVFENTGFGISLSEEASPLIANNRITKNVDGIVAAYSTAPVLRNNVIESNQRDGIVVVSSAKPDLGTAANPGQNRIRNNGRYDLNNATRSNTLIAYGNDINQKQILGKVDFVGAVIAGNPAGDNSGSTTLKDVQGHWAQAYIQNLASQGVIAGFSDGTFRPNQPVTRAQFAAIINKAFAPAAERSATKFADVSSKSWAAAPIQTAYQGGFLQGYPGNKFLPEQPIAKVQVLVSLASGLKLRSENTSVLSVYSDANSIPNYALTAVAGATQQQMVVNYPIVNQLNPNQQATRAEVAAYVYQALVKSGRASAIPSDYLVRNPLTAQR; from the coding sequence ATGAAACGCCAGGGTGAAGCACAAACATCTATCTCTCTCCAATCTCAAGTTGCTGCTACCAACAAAAAACTTTCTCTCCGCGCCTCCTTATTAAGTGCATTGCTGCTAGTTTCCGGTGGCACAATGACACTAACCGCATTGACTCAAACCGCATCTGCAAATGGTGTTACTGCTACTGCTGCTGTAAATAGCAGAGTAATATATGTAAACCCCGCTACTGGTACTGATAGCCCTAACGCTGGTACTAGCGAAACTGCACCACTACGCAGCATTACTTCTGCACTACTGATGGCTACTGCTGGTACAGTTGTACAACTAGCCCCTGGTTCTTACACAGCTAATACAGGCGAAATCTTTCCCCTAGTTGTCCCTGCTGGTGTAACTTTGAAAGGTAATGAGGCTACTAAAGGTAATGGCATCAATATCACTGGTGGTGCATCTTACGTTAGCCGTATTGAAGCAACTCAAAGTGTCACAATTCTTGCTTCTAATGATACTGTAATTAGCGGTGTAACTATTACTAACCCGATTATTCGCGGTACAGGTTTGTGGTTAGAATCAAGCAACGCCACTGTTACTAACAACACTTTTGTTAACAACAAGCGCGAAGGTATCTTTGTTACTGGTTCATCCGCAGCAATTATTGATGGTAACAAATTTACTCAAAATAGCGGTAACGGTATTACTATCGGTCGCACTGCTAAAGGTGAAATCCGCAATAATGTCTTTGAAAACACTGGTTTTGGTATCTCTTTGAGTGAAGAAGCATCTCCTTTAATCGCCAACAACCGCATCACTAAAAACGTTGATGGTATTGTAGCTGCTTACTCAACTGCCCCAGTATTACGAAATAATGTCATTGAAAGTAATCAACGTGATGGCATTGTAGTAGTTAGTAGTGCTAAACCTGACTTAGGGACAGCAGCAAATCCTGGTCAAAATCGCATCCGTAATAACGGACGCTATGACCTCAATAATGCTACTCGTAGCAATACATTGATTGCTTACGGTAACGATATCAACCAAAAACAAATTCTTGGTAAGGTAGACTTTGTAGGTGCGGTTATAGCTGGTAATCCTGCTGGTGATAATTCTGGCTCAACTACATTAAAAGATGTTCAAGGTCACTGGGCGCAAGCTTATATCCAAAACTTAGCATCTCAAGGTGTGATTGCTGGTTTTAGTGATGGTACTTTCCGCCCCAATCAACCTGTAACTCGCGCACAATTTGCCGCAATTATTAACAAGGCATTTGCTCCCGCAGCAGAAAGAAGTGCTACTAAGTTTGCTGATGTTAGTAGCAAATCTTGGGCTGCTGCTCCGATTCAAACAGCTTATCAAGGTGGCTTTTTACAAGGTTATCCAGGTAATAAGTTCTTGCCAGAACAACCAATTGCTAAAGTTCAAGTTCTGGTTTCTCTAGCTAGTGGTTTGAAGTTACGTTCTGAAAATACCAGTGTACTGTCGGTTTATTCAGATGCTAACTCTATTCCTAACTATGCTCTGACAGCAGTTGCTGGTGCTACTCAGCAACAAATGGTGGTTAATTATCCAATTGTTAATCAACTCAATCCTAACCAACAAGCTACCCGCGCTGAAGTAGCAGCTTATGTCTACCAAGCTTTGGTTAAATCAGGACGCGCAAGTGCTATTCCCTCAGATTATCTGGTAAGGAATCCTCTAACTGCTCAACGTTAA
- a CDS encoding hybrid sensor histidine kinase/response regulator, with product MNDIKILIVEDELLIARSLDRKLQDLGYTVVDIVSSGEAAIQSVEQLQPDLILMDIVIKGELDGIETAAIIHEKSTTPVIFVTAYADDDTLERAEKTGSYGYILKPFKEREINATIKIALAKHQEHLKTSKSLSILEAVNQDKSRILASVSHDLRNPLTTILTSTHLLKDYGQKFSQEKKDKHYERISGSVKKMNQLIEEVLVWSKTDLGKLSFKPSRLDAIAFCKNLIEEFKIIATPEHTLTLSTTEENIELISDEKLLLHILGNLLSNAIKYSPQGGTISLEISCDRQQVIFRIQDQGIGIPTDYQAQMFQPFERAINVGSISGTGLGLWIVKHSVDLHGGQISVDSVVGVGTTFTVTLPSGI from the coding sequence ATGAATGATATCAAAATTTTAATTGTTGAAGATGAGTTACTTATTGCTAGAAGTTTAGATCGTAAGCTCCAAGATTTAGGATATACCGTAGTTGATATTGTTTCTTCGGGAGAAGCGGCAATTCAAAGTGTCGAGCAATTACAGCCTGATTTAATTTTAATGGATATTGTGATTAAAGGGGAATTAGATGGCATTGAAACTGCTGCTATAATCCACGAAAAATCAACAACACCCGTTATATTTGTTACTGCTTATGCTGACGATGATACTTTAGAGAGAGCCGAAAAAACAGGTTCTTATGGTTATATTTTGAAACCATTTAAGGAAAGAGAAATTAACGCTACAATTAAAATAGCACTAGCTAAACATCAGGAACACTTAAAAACTAGCAAGTCCTTATCAATCTTAGAAGCTGTTAATCAAGATAAATCAAGGATACTAGCAAGTGTTTCCCACGATTTACGGAATCCTTTAACTACTATCTTAACATCAACTCATTTACTTAAAGATTACGGGCAGAAATTTTCTCAAGAGAAAAAAGATAAGCATTATGAGCGAATTTCTGGATCAGTAAAGAAGATGAACCAGCTAATAGAAGAGGTGCTGGTTTGGAGTAAGACAGACTTAGGGAAGCTATCATTTAAGCCATCTCGGTTAGATGCGATCGCATTTTGTAAAAATCTGATAGAAGAATTTAAAATAATTGCTACCCCTGAACATACCTTAACTTTATCCACTACGGAGGAAAACATAGAGTTGATTTCAGATGAAAAACTCTTGTTACATATTCTCGGAAACTTACTTTCTAACGCCATTAAGTATTCACCTCAAGGCGGTACTATTAGTTTAGAAATAAGTTGCGATCGCCAGCAAGTAATTTTCCGTATCCAAGATCAAGGAATCGGTATCCCAACAGATTATCAAGCTCAAATGTTTCAACCATTTGAAAGAGCAATAAATGTCGGTTCTATTTCTGGAACAGGGCTAGGATTATGGATTGTTAAACATTCAGTTGATTTACACGGGGGACAAATTTCAGTAGACAGCGTTGTTGGCGTAGGTACAACATTTACTGTCACACTACCATCAGGGATTTAA